In Sphingobacterium sp. SRCM116780, the genomic stretch AACCAATTCAGATCCTGAGGAGAGAATTGCTTGCTTCATTTGACTGAGCTGACCAAACTTTCCAGTTCCTAAGAAAAGCCTAGAATGGAACTGACGATCTGCTATTTTTAATATATACATTGCAATTTGTTTTTAAGTTTTTGAACAAGATTTGGTTGTTTGGTAATGAGCGTTGAAAGTGCTACCCCATAGACACCGACTGTTTGTAATGCTGTTATATCCTCCAAAAAAATTCCTCCGATGGCATAAATAGGAGGTAGTTGCACGTCCTGATTTTGGAGACTGTTAATGATATGTGCATAACCTTCGATACCCAAAACAGGACTTAAATTTTCTTTTGTCGTCGTAAAACGCAAGGGACCAAGTCCGATATAATCACATTTTTCTGCTATACGTTGTTGTACATCAGCAAGCGTATTGGCAGTACCTCCAATGATCTTATGAGCACCTAACAGTTGTCGAGTTTCTAGTATGGTACTATCGGTCAATCCAAGGTGAACACCATCGGCGTCGATAACTTTCGCAATATAGATGTGATCATTGATAATGAATATTGCCTGATACTGCATACACAGTTTCTGCACACGAATGGCTAAATCCATAAGCTGATCATCATTAGCTTCTTTCCAACGAAGTTGTATCCATCGAGCTCCTGCTTGGAGTGCATATAAGATGTTTTTTTCCTGCTCGAACGCGTTATTTCCTTGTGAAATATATTGTAATTTACTGTACATGATGATGACCTAATAAGCTTTGGTTGCTGTTTAAAAATTGTTCGATATAAATTTTCCCCAATCGACAGGCCTCAATAAGTGTATAACCTCTTGCTATATAGGCAGCTATTGCGGAAGACAATACACAACCCGATCCATGTTTGTCTCCTGCTTGAGGAATGG encodes the following:
- a CDS encoding thiamine phosphate synthase, coding for MYSKLQYISQGNNAFEQEKNILYALQAGARWIQLRWKEANDDQLMDLAIRVQKLCMQYQAIFIINDHIYIAKVIDADGVHLGLTDSTILETRQLLGAHKIIGGTANTLADVQQRIAEKCDYIGLGPLRFTTTKENLSPVLGIEGYAHIINSLQNQDVQLPPIYAIGGIFLEDITALQTVGVYGVALSTLITKQPNLVQKLKNKLQCIY